A stretch of the Neptunomonas phycophila genome encodes the following:
- the hisG gene encoding ATP phosphoribosyltransferase, producing MKKQQLTIALSKGRILEETLPLLEAANITPAENIFKSRKLIFDTNHDNIKLVVIRATDVPTYVEYGGADMGIAGKDVLMEHGGEGLYEPLDLEISKCKLMVAGLNNAGPVEGRMRVATKFVNVARRFFAQQGRQVDIVKLYGAMELAPIMGLADRIVDIVDTGNTLRANGLEPMDFIADISSRLVVGQAAMKMKHRQIQPILDMMSDAVIKRREGSE from the coding sequence ATGAAAAAGCAGCAGCTCACCATTGCGCTGTCGAAAGGGCGAATTTTAGAAGAAACGCTTCCTTTGCTTGAAGCGGCTAACATCACGCCTGCGGAAAATATTTTTAAAAGCCGCAAGCTCATTTTCGATACTAACCATGACAACATAAAGTTAGTTGTTATTCGTGCTACTGATGTACCTACTTATGTAGAGTATGGCGGGGCTGACATGGGTATTGCCGGTAAAGATGTCTTAATGGAACATGGAGGCGAAGGCCTGTATGAGCCCTTAGACCTCGAAATCAGTAAATGTAAACTGATGGTGGCTGGCTTAAATAATGCCGGCCCTGTAGAAGGGCGCATGCGTGTAGCCACCAAGTTTGTTAACGTCGCTCGTCGGTTTTTTGCTCAACAAGGCCGCCAAGTCGATATTGTTAAGCTGTATGGGGCGATGGAATTAGCGCCTATTATGGGCTTAGCTGACCGTATTGTTGATATTGTTGATACAGGAAACACTTTGCGGGCTAATGGCTTAGAGCCTATGGATTTTATTGCGGATATCAGTTCTCGTTTGGTGGTTGGGCAAGCGGCCATGAAAATGAAGCACCGTCAAATTCAACCTATTCTCGATATGATGTCCGACGCTGTAATAAAACGTAGAGAGGGTTCCGAATGA
- the murA gene encoding UDP-N-acetylglucosamine 1-carboxyvinyltransferase, producing the protein MDKLLIEGGACLNGEVRISGAKNAALPILAATLLADKPVTICNLPHLHDITTMLELLRRMGVEVTVDEKLSVEIDATTIKSCHAPYDLVKTMRASILVLGPLLAHFGEAQVSLPGGCAIGSRPVDLHIRGLEAMGAEISVEGGYIRAKTNGRLQGAKILFDVVTVTGTENILMAAALAQGQTVIENAAREPEVVDLADCLIAMGADITGAGTDTIVVNGVESLHEARYSVMPDRIETGTFLVAAAATRGYVKAKNTRPDILDAVLLKLKEAGAKVEVGEDWISLDMEGRRPKSVNITTAPYPAFPTDMQAQFAALNAVAEGVGHIKETIFENRFMHMQEMIRLGANVLIDGNSATIEGVERLRGAPVMATDLRASASLVIAALVCDGETLIDRIYHIDRGYECIEEKLQAMGARICRVAG; encoded by the coding sequence ATGGATAAATTATTAATTGAAGGTGGTGCTTGCCTAAATGGCGAAGTACGCATCTCTGGCGCAAAAAACGCCGCTTTGCCTATATTAGCCGCAACATTGCTAGCGGATAAACCTGTAACTATCTGCAATTTGCCGCATTTGCACGACATTACTACGATGCTTGAGTTGTTACGTCGTATGGGTGTAGAAGTTACTGTTGATGAAAAGCTTAGTGTCGAAATTGACGCAACAACAATTAAGAGCTGCCATGCTCCTTATGATCTTGTTAAAACCATGCGGGCCTCTATTTTGGTACTAGGTCCGTTGCTGGCACACTTTGGCGAGGCGCAGGTTTCGCTGCCGGGTGGTTGTGCTATTGGTAGTCGTCCAGTTGATTTGCACATTCGTGGTTTGGAAGCCATGGGGGCAGAGATTTCTGTTGAAGGCGGATACATCCGTGCTAAGACGAACGGTCGCTTACAAGGCGCAAAAATTCTGTTTGATGTTGTAACGGTTACTGGTACTGAAAATATCCTGATGGCTGCTGCATTGGCGCAAGGGCAGACTGTCATTGAGAATGCTGCGCGTGAACCTGAAGTTGTTGACCTAGCTGACTGCTTGATTGCAATGGGCGCAGATATTACAGGTGCAGGCACAGATACGATCGTAGTCAATGGCGTTGAATCGCTGCACGAAGCGCGTTATTCAGTTATGCCAGACCGTATTGAAACGGGCACTTTTTTAGTGGCGGCTGCGGCGACGCGTGGATATGTGAAGGCTAAAAATACTCGACCGGACATTCTTGATGCAGTTTTACTCAAGCTCAAAGAAGCCGGAGCTAAAGTCGAGGTTGGAGAAGACTGGATTTCACTTGATATGGAAGGCCGACGCCCTAAATCAGTGAATATTACCACGGCTCCTTATCCTGCTTTCCCTACTGACATGCAGGCACAGTTTGCAGCGTTAAACGCGGTTGCCGAAGGCGTTGGTCATATTAAAGAGACGATTTTTGAAAATCGTTTTATGCACATGCAAGAAATGATTCGTCTAGGTGCAAATGTATTGATTGATGGTAACTCGGCGACCATTGAAGGGGTAGAGCGTTTGCGTGGTGCTCCGGTCATGGCAACAGATTTGCGAGCTTCTGCAAGTTTGGTGATAGCTGCCTTAGTTTGTGATGGTGAGACTCTGATTGATCGAATTTATCACATAGACCGTGGTTACGAGTGTATTGAAGAAAAATTACAGGCGATGGGTGCTCGCATCTGTCGTGTTGCTGGTTAA
- a CDS encoding Do family serine endopeptidase produces the protein MRNFSFLGWPIVTGVLIAVILLQFFPNLLAPPVTTVEIKETQLPTNLIGQGLGNGPVSYSDAVQKAAPAVVNIYSSKKVEEKDNEARANDPLFRRFYENGDQPQRQRVRSSLGSGVIINSQGYIITNNHVIAEADSIIIALHDGREAEASVIGMDPETDLAILKIKMNNLPTITLSPSENLRVGDVVLAIGNPFGVGQTVTMGIVSATGRNRLGLNTYEDFLQTDAAINPGNSGGALIDANGNLIGINTAIFSKTGGSQGIGFAIPSSLAKKVMADLIEHGRVIRGWLGIEGQELTPSLAESFDIEMTSGLIIAGVYRDSPAHKAGLQPGDIMVTLNGEPVDAYQSMLSVADLNPGDTLVVEYMRNGKKLNATVTVGERPPTKLN, from the coding sequence ATGCGTAATTTCAGCTTTCTTGGCTGGCCAATTGTTACAGGTGTGCTGATAGCTGTTATTTTATTGCAGTTTTTTCCTAACCTTTTGGCGCCGCCCGTTACAACAGTCGAAATTAAAGAAACACAGCTACCGACTAACCTAATTGGCCAAGGGTTAGGCAACGGCCCTGTTTCTTATTCTGACGCTGTCCAAAAAGCAGCGCCTGCCGTCGTTAATATATACTCCAGCAAAAAAGTTGAAGAAAAAGATAACGAAGCCCGCGCAAATGACCCGCTGTTTCGACGCTTCTATGAAAACGGTGATCAACCACAACGCCAACGCGTTCGTTCAAGTCTTGGCTCAGGCGTCATCATTAACAGCCAAGGCTATATCATTACGAATAACCATGTTATTGCCGAAGCTGATTCAATCATCATTGCTTTACATGATGGCCGCGAAGCTGAAGCTAGCGTGATTGGGATGGACCCTGAAACCGATTTAGCTATCTTAAAAATTAAAATGAATAACTTACCCACCATCACCCTCTCCCCTTCAGAAAACTTGCGGGTAGGTGATGTCGTATTAGCAATCGGCAACCCATTTGGTGTAGGTCAGACTGTCACTATGGGTATAGTCAGTGCTACAGGCCGCAACCGGCTAGGCCTAAATACTTATGAGGACTTTTTACAGACAGACGCCGCGATTAACCCAGGCAACTCTGGTGGTGCGCTCATAGACGCCAACGGAAACCTCATAGGCATTAATACCGCTATTTTCTCAAAAACGGGTGGATCACAAGGCATCGGTTTTGCTATTCCATCTAGTCTAGCCAAAAAAGTAATGGCGGATCTGATCGAACACGGGCGTGTTATTCGTGGCTGGCTGGGTATCGAAGGCCAGGAGTTAACTCCAAGCCTAGCAGAGTCCTTTGATATCGAGATGACTAGCGGGCTTATTATCGCCGGGGTCTATCGTGATAGCCCGGCTCATAAAGCAGGATTACAGCCAGGGGACATCATGGTCACACTAAACGGTGAGCCTGTGGATGCCTATCAGTCTATGCTAAGCGTAGCGGATCTCAACCCAGGGGATACATTGGTGGTTGAATATATGCGCAATGGTAAAAAGCTAAATGCTACGGTTACCGTTGGTGAACGCCCGCCTACTAAACTGAATTAG
- a CDS encoding YhcB family protein → MEDNTLWIFSIVALVIGAIIGFLVGRSGGRSVKQQELDKVQQELDSYKKQVSGHFEETADLVNKMTESYRDVYKHLATSATTLCDATTAAAITSTLVPQLTEAKEVEQEEEVSEEALTATESDVEPPRDYAPKKPDEQGTLSESYGLKNAKETTAEAGETPEVETAEKKPEKSE, encoded by the coding sequence GTGGAAGATAATACACTTTGGATTTTTAGCATTGTAGCGCTTGTCATTGGTGCAATAATTGGCTTTTTGGTCGGTCGCTCTGGTGGACGCAGTGTTAAGCAACAAGAGCTAGATAAAGTACAGCAAGAGCTAGATAGCTACAAAAAACAAGTTTCAGGCCACTTTGAGGAGACTGCTGACCTCGTTAATAAAATGACCGAATCCTATCGCGATGTTTATAAGCACCTTGCTACAAGCGCAACCACTTTGTGTGATGCAACCACAGCTGCCGCAATTACATCAACCTTAGTCCCACAACTCACTGAGGCGAAGGAAGTAGAACAAGAAGAAGAGGTTTCTGAAGAGGCGTTAACGGCCACAGAGAGCGATGTAGAACCGCCTCGTGATTACGCCCCCAAAAAGCCTGACGAACAAGGGACCCTGTCCGAAAGTTACGGTTTGAAAAATGCTAAAGAAACAACAGCCGAAGCTGGTGAAACACCCGAAGTCGAAACAGCAGAGAAAAAACCAGAAAAAAGTGAATAG
- a CDS encoding MDR family oxidoreductase — protein MFKALVLDQIDGKTKAEVRDLEVSDLPNEPLLVDVDYSSINYKDGLAITGTGRIVSQFPMVPGIDLAGTVTESHSDEFSVGDTIIMTGWSVGERFWGGLSEKARLKPEWCVPLPSGMTSHDAMVIGTAGLTAMLCVMALEEAGVTPESGEVVVSGAAGGVGSVALRLLAALGYEAVAVTGRAEMESYLIAMGASRVISRDSMQEPAKPLEKQRWAGGIDTVGDTILARMLAETHYGGAIAACGLAGGYKLPTTVMPFILRNVRLQGVDSVMCPKETRTVAWHRLQQLLSSEDLAEMSQTISLEEVPEYAEKIVNGQVRGRTLVKLTAQ, from the coding sequence ATGTTTAAAGCACTGGTATTAGATCAAATTGATGGAAAAACAAAGGCTGAAGTTCGTGATCTTGAGGTAAGTGATCTGCCAAATGAGCCGTTACTTGTCGATGTTGATTACTCATCAATTAATTATAAAGATGGTCTGGCGATCACAGGAACCGGGCGTATTGTGTCGCAATTTCCCATGGTTCCGGGGATCGATCTAGCAGGTACTGTCACTGAAAGTCATTCGGATGAGTTCAGCGTAGGCGATACTATTATTATGACCGGCTGGAGTGTTGGCGAGCGTTTCTGGGGTGGTCTATCAGAAAAAGCACGGCTAAAACCTGAATGGTGTGTTCCGCTTCCGTCTGGAATGACCAGCCATGATGCAATGGTTATAGGCACGGCGGGGTTAACCGCCATGTTATGCGTCATGGCACTGGAGGAAGCCGGTGTGACACCTGAGTCGGGTGAAGTTGTCGTTTCAGGAGCCGCCGGTGGTGTAGGCTCGGTTGCACTGCGTTTACTGGCTGCATTAGGCTACGAGGCTGTAGCGGTAACAGGGCGGGCTGAGATGGAGTCGTATCTGATTGCTATGGGCGCTAGTCGAGTTATTAGCCGAGACTCCATGCAAGAACCTGCAAAACCATTAGAAAAACAGCGTTGGGCGGGTGGTATTGATACCGTTGGAGATACCATTTTAGCTCGAATGCTTGCCGAAACACATTATGGGGGGGCTATTGCGGCTTGCGGCCTAGCTGGGGGGTATAAACTGCCTACAACAGTTATGCCGTTTATTCTACGTAATGTTAGGTTGCAAGGGGTTGATTCTGTCATGTGTCCTAAAGAAACGCGTACCGTAGCTTGGCATCGCTTACAACAGTTGTTATCAAGCGAAGACTTGGCTGAGATGAGCCAAACGATTTCTCTGGAAGAGGTGCCTGAATACGCCGAGAAAATCGTAAACGGTCAAGTAAGAGGCAGAACCTTGGTTAAGCTGACAGCCCAATAG
- a CDS encoding FadR/GntR family transcriptional regulator has protein sequence MKEIPFNPVSAHSLSRQIADQIRNAILEGSLRADDRLPTEGELAQRFNVSRPTIREALKRLAAQNLVRSKRGPTGGTFIQTPDLLALSESLASTTTLLVGFESFTWDEVTQTRLEMEKTCARLAAAQRTEKDIEQLEATLKTQANEALSAEELCVSDVQFHRQIANATGNKMMSYLMSSVIEALQPATNLAAFRHRSHAVIYDQHRRLLDAIIDQHEEEAASVMDEQVNYMAQQLSDARKAHNQANQS, from the coding sequence GTGAAAGAAATACCGTTTAACCCCGTTAGCGCACACAGCCTCTCTCGGCAAATTGCCGACCAGATCCGCAACGCCATTTTAGAGGGCTCCTTACGAGCAGATGATCGCTTGCCTACTGAAGGCGAGCTCGCACAGCGCTTTAACGTATCACGACCGACGATACGCGAAGCACTTAAACGACTAGCTGCGCAAAATCTAGTTCGCTCTAAGCGCGGTCCCACCGGTGGGACCTTTATTCAAACGCCGGATTTATTAGCCTTAAGCGAATCACTGGCCAGCACCACAACATTACTAGTTGGCTTTGAAAGCTTCACATGGGATGAGGTCACACAAACGCGTTTAGAAATGGAAAAGACCTGTGCTCGATTAGCTGCCGCGCAACGAACAGAAAAGGACATTGAGCAACTTGAGGCAACATTGAAAACACAAGCGAATGAAGCTTTGAGTGCAGAGGAACTCTGCGTTTCAGATGTCCAATTCCACCGTCAAATAGCTAACGCGACAGGCAACAAAATGATGAGCTACCTTATGTCGAGCGTGATTGAGGCGTTACAACCCGCCACAAATCTAGCCGCGTTTAGGCATCGTTCACATGCGGTTATTTATGATCAACATCGTCGCCTTTTGGATGCCATTATTGATCAGCATGAAGAAGAAGCAGCATCAGTCATGGATGAGCAAGTAAACTATATGGCTCAGCAATTGTCAGATGCTCGAAAGGCACATAATCAGGCGAATCAATCATAA
- a CDS encoding cobalamin-binding protein: protein MYFFTNYFSHTRLPSIVKVLLGIGLGLIPSLLSISFAHASSSQRIVTLAPHATELLYSLGIGDRIVATVEYSDYPEQALSIPRLGRSDEVSIEAIVALQPDLVIAWEGGNSPELLDTLEQLGIEVYRSDTQGLESVSRALRNLGRLTGTQKKADQLAREFLQRLSELTVEPIQDPPRVFFQLWESPLMTANHSQPINDIIERCGGVNLFSRSLEVVPQTSVENVVLLNPDVILAPTQGLSGHWRQRWEAWQEIRAVQAGHLYTVDADLISRPTLRILEGMEVVCRLLDRPAHTDTNS from the coding sequence ATGTATTTTTTTACCAATTACTTTTCCCACACTCGTTTGCCTTCAATAGTGAAGGTTCTTTTGGGGATTGGTTTAGGTTTAATTCCTTCCTTGTTATCCATTTCGTTTGCTCATGCTAGTTCGTCACAGCGGATTGTTACGTTAGCGCCGCATGCTACTGAACTGCTTTATTCGCTGGGTATTGGAGACCGGATTGTTGCGACAGTAGAGTACAGCGATTACCCTGAGCAGGCTTTATCTATCCCACGCTTAGGTCGTAGTGATGAAGTCAGTATCGAGGCTATTGTTGCTTTGCAGCCTGATTTGGTTATTGCATGGGAGGGAGGTAACTCACCCGAGTTATTAGATACCTTAGAACAGTTGGGTATAGAAGTTTATCGCTCTGATACTCAAGGGCTGGAGAGTGTCTCTCGGGCATTAAGAAATTTGGGGAGGCTTACCGGTACTCAAAAAAAAGCAGATCAGTTAGCACGGGAGTTTTTGCAACGGCTGTCTGAGTTAACCGTTGAGCCTATACAGGATCCGCCGCGCGTATTTTTTCAGCTATGGGAGTCTCCTTTAATGACGGCTAACCACTCTCAGCCTATTAATGACATTATCGAACGTTGCGGCGGCGTCAATCTCTTTAGTCGATCGCTAGAAGTCGTCCCCCAAACCAGTGTCGAGAACGTTGTTCTTCTCAATCCTGATGTGATTCTTGCTCCGACACAGGGGTTGTCGGGGCATTGGCGTCAGCGCTGGGAGGCCTGGCAAGAGATTCGAGCTGTACAGGCCGGCCACTTATATACCGTTGATGCCGATTTGATCTCTCGTCCTACATTGCGGATTTTAGAGGGTATGGAGGTAGTCTGTCGCTTGTTAGATCGACCTGCTCATACTGATACTAACAGCTGA
- a CDS encoding choice-of-anchor E domain-containing protein: MSLIKKTLAAAVLSATAMSASAALMEVQSQTQTYNDLTVWTQNFTFDLYNPALEGGKALEKVVLSLYGDVVTTISFSSVTDTYVSGSAGALVLATNSATGSTVSLDVSPADSFGNTLPGELVAAGTTVEIGPLSGDDMADWESTDAADLLAFTGPGTFDVDLSAFGTLDLTQVGGNVSSQQETVATGTYTVTYFVDDAAVVTPPSAVPVPGTLALMGLGLLALGARKRSKSA; this comes from the coding sequence ATGTCCCTGATTAAAAAAACGCTAGCGGCGGCTGTTTTATCAGCAACTGCTATGTCTGCTTCTGCAGCGCTAATGGAAGTGCAATCTCAAACCCAGACATACAATGATTTAACGGTTTGGACGCAAAACTTTACTTTCGACCTATACAACCCGGCTTTAGAAGGCGGTAAAGCTCTAGAGAAAGTAGTATTGTCTTTGTATGGTGATGTGGTTACGACTATCTCTTTTTCTTCAGTAACTGATACTTATGTTAGCGGATCAGCTGGTGCATTAGTGTTGGCTACTAACAGCGCTACTGGCTCAACTGTTTCATTGGACGTTTCTCCAGCGGATTCATTTGGTAATACATTACCAGGTGAGTTGGTAGCAGCGGGTACGACTGTTGAAATTGGTCCATTGTCTGGTGACGATATGGCTGATTGGGAATCAACAGATGCAGCAGACTTACTCGCTTTTACGGGTCCAGGTACGTTTGATGTTGATTTGTCAGCGTTTGGTACACTGGATTTAACTCAAGTTGGCGGTAATGTTTCAAGCCAGCAAGAGACAGTGGCTACGGGTACTTATACTGTTACATATTTTGTAGATGATGCCGCTGTTGTAACGCCTCCGTCTGCAGTACCGGTTCCTGGTACTCTGGCGTTGATGGGTCTTGGCTTGTTAGCTCTAGGCGCTCGCAAACGTAGTAAATCTGCTTAA
- a CDS encoding 2-dehydropantoate 2-reductase, translated as MQWHILGAGAIGCLWAHCLIKAKQDVRIILRNEAHLHTYKATSGLHYTDMDARKSHSFPQAELPNDAAPITRLFITTKAFSTQDAIDSIRHRLVDNAHIVLLQNGMGQHEQVCNQLPHCHVWGASSTDGAYLTSPFHVTRAGKGETIIGLLSRYNKLSDFPLLLPEKMDDLTVHLTQNISLYLWRKLAINAAINPLTALLDCRNGALSSVPAYRQKVSIICKEIEAIAESLHQPLFEDSLEKHVFSVAELTANNFSSMHQDVTHKRKTEIDYINGFIQAQSALKGLDTPFNKQLITSIQAKLHS; from the coding sequence ATGCAATGGCATATTCTAGGGGCAGGAGCTATCGGCTGTTTATGGGCTCACTGCTTAATCAAAGCGAAACAAGATGTTCGAATAATCTTACGTAACGAAGCGCACTTACATACCTATAAAGCCACTTCTGGGTTGCATTACACCGATATGGATGCACGCAAAAGCCATTCATTTCCACAAGCAGAGCTACCTAACGATGCCGCCCCTATCACGCGCTTGTTCATCACAACTAAGGCCTTTTCCACGCAAGACGCTATCGACTCAATTCGCCACCGCCTTGTAGACAACGCACACATTGTTCTATTACAAAACGGTATGGGGCAACACGAACAAGTGTGTAATCAGCTCCCACACTGCCATGTTTGGGGGGCTAGCAGCACTGATGGCGCCTATCTCACTTCACCTTTTCACGTAACGAGAGCAGGCAAAGGAGAAACAATAATTGGCTTACTATCGCGATATAATAAACTCAGCGACTTTCCGTTATTACTCCCAGAAAAAATGGATGATTTAACCGTTCACTTAACACAAAATATTTCGCTCTACCTTTGGAGAAAGTTAGCTATCAACGCGGCAATCAACCCTCTTACCGCTCTATTAGATTGTAGAAACGGCGCTTTGAGTTCAGTCCCCGCTTACCGACAAAAAGTATCGATTATCTGTAAAGAAATAGAAGCCATCGCTGAAAGCTTGCACCAACCTCTTTTTGAAGACTCATTGGAAAAGCACGTTTTTAGCGTTGCCGAACTCACAGCAAATAATTTTTCATCGATGCATCAAGACGTAACTCACAAACGTAAAACTGAAATTGATTACATCAATGGTTTTATCCAAGCTCAATCGGCTTTGAAAGGGCTAGATACCCCGTTTAACAAGCAGTTGATAACTAGCATTCAAGCCAAACTACACTCATAA
- a CDS encoding cob(I)yrinic acid a,c-diamide adenosyltransferase: MADRLTKIYTRTGDSGTTGLANGTRISKSAPRIETLGNIDELNSALGLLLCEIPTEHNLRPLLERIQHDLFDLGGELAMADPNYVAITDSAITQLEQALDNLNATLPPLKEFILPGGNRPAAQCHVARTLCRRAERSMILMNQDEKTDANTGNKYLNRLSDLLFVAARSLARENGGQEIYWKPAQCQ, encoded by the coding sequence ATGGCTGATCGACTCACTAAAATTTATACTCGCACGGGCGATTCGGGCACAACAGGGCTTGCAAACGGTACACGTATTTCGAAAAGTGCGCCTCGAATAGAGACGCTCGGCAATATTGATGAGCTAAATTCTGCCTTAGGCTTATTACTTTGTGAGATCCCAACAGAACATAACCTTAGGCCTCTGCTCGAGCGCATTCAGCATGATTTATTTGATTTGGGTGGAGAGCTTGCCATGGCCGATCCTAATTATGTGGCGATTACAGACAGCGCTATTACACAATTAGAACAGGCATTAGATAACCTGAACGCAACGCTACCTCCGCTCAAAGAGTTCATACTTCCCGGTGGAAACCGCCCTGCCGCGCAGTGTCACGTAGCTCGCACGCTATGCCGAAGAGCCGAACGTAGCATGATATTAATGAATCAAGACGAAAAAACTGACGCCAATACTGGCAACAAATATTTAAATCGCTTATCTGATCTACTCTTTGTAGCGGCCAGAAGCCTAGCAAGAGAAAATGGAGGGCAAGAAATTTACTGGAAGCCAGCCCAATGCCAATAA
- a CDS encoding Nif3-like dinuclear metal center hexameric protein: MSVSLTSLVNYCEELLNVKEFKDYSPNGLQVQGKETVQRIVTGVTASQALLDAAVQYSADLVLVHHGYFWRGESECITGMKKRRLATLLGNDISLLGFHLPLDAHPEFGNNAMLAKKMGWQITGGLDAPLGRAIGMVGELPEPISGGKLAEQLAAVLERTPLHIQGIGHPIKKIAWCTGGAQGYIDKALAAGVDAYISGEVSEPTYHFAKEMEIDYFAAGHHATERYGVQALGEHLASKFGIEHRYIEIPNPV, encoded by the coding sequence ATGTCAGTTTCGTTAACAAGTCTGGTTAATTATTGTGAAGAATTGTTAAACGTAAAAGAGTTTAAAGATTACAGCCCTAATGGTCTGCAGGTACAAGGCAAGGAAACAGTCCAGCGTATTGTAACGGGCGTGACAGCTTCGCAGGCGTTGCTTGATGCGGCTGTGCAATACAGTGCTGATTTGGTCTTAGTTCATCATGGATACTTTTGGCGTGGTGAAAGTGAATGTATTACAGGAATGAAAAAACGTCGTTTAGCAACACTATTAGGAAATGATATAAGTTTGCTAGGTTTTCATTTGCCTTTAGACGCACACCCTGAATTTGGCAATAACGCTATGTTGGCAAAAAAAATGGGCTGGCAAATTACCGGAGGGCTCGATGCTCCCTTGGGCCGTGCTATTGGTATGGTAGGTGAGTTGCCCGAGCCGATTTCAGGAGGGAAGCTAGCCGAGCAATTAGCGGCTGTGTTAGAACGAACACCATTGCACATACAAGGTATTGGGCACCCGATTAAGAAAATAGCTTGGTGTACAGGGGGAGCGCAGGGTTATATAGATAAAGCGCTGGCAGCAGGGGTCGATGCCTATATATCCGGTGAGGTATCCGAGCCGACATACCATTTTGCTAAAGAGATGGAGATTGATTATTTTGCCGCTGGTCACCATGCGACAGAGCGATATGGAGTACAGGCATTAGGGGAGCATTTGGCGAGTAAGTTTGGGATTGAGCATCGCTATATAGAGATACCTAACCCAGTATAA
- the hisD gene encoding histidinol dehydrogenase, with translation MSELSITRLTTSDADFDQKLNALLAWESVSDKSVNKIVDDILLDVKNRGDEAVVEYTNRFDNTSVESVAQLMLTQTRLQQALDGLPTEQRNALEKAAERIRRYHDKQRGESWSYTEDDGTMLGQQVTPLDRVGLYVPGGKAAYPSSVLMNAIPAKVAGVGELIMVVPTPNGELNELVLAAACLAGVDKVFTIGGAQAVAALAYGTQSVPKVDKIVGPGNIFVATAKRAVFGAVGIDMIAGPSEILVVCDGKTDPDWIAMDLFSQAEHDEDAQSILVCPNAEYLDAVEASISKLLPTMERQAIIEVSMRERAALIHVVDMDEAAEVSNRIAPEHLELSVEDPKAMLPKIRHAGAIFMGRYTAEALGDYCAGPNHVLPTSGTARFSSPLGVYDFQKRSSLIMFSEDGASETGKIASVLARGESLTAHARSAEYRIKD, from the coding sequence ATGAGTGAGTTGTCTATTACACGTTTAACGACGAGCGATGCAGACTTTGATCAGAAGCTAAACGCGCTTCTAGCTTGGGAATCGGTCTCGGATAAGTCGGTTAATAAGATCGTTGATGATATCTTACTCGACGTAAAAAACCGTGGTGATGAGGCTGTTGTTGAGTACACAAACCGATTCGACAATACTTCTGTTGAGAGTGTGGCCCAGCTAATGCTTACGCAGACGCGTTTACAGCAAGCGCTTGATGGCTTGCCTACAGAGCAACGTAACGCATTAGAAAAAGCCGCTGAACGTATTCGCCGCTACCACGATAAACAGCGGGGCGAAAGTTGGAGCTACACTGAAGACGATGGCACTATGCTTGGCCAACAGGTAACGCCATTGGATCGTGTGGGTTTATACGTGCCAGGTGGTAAGGCTGCCTATCCGTCATCAGTACTGATGAATGCTATTCCGGCTAAGGTAGCCGGTGTTGGCGAGTTGATAATGGTCGTCCCGACGCCTAATGGTGAATTAAACGAGCTGGTGTTGGCTGCCGCTTGCTTGGCGGGTGTGGATAAAGTGTTTACCATCGGCGGAGCACAAGCGGTTGCTGCGCTTGCATATGGCACACAGTCTGTCCCTAAAGTGGATAAAATTGTGGGTCCTGGCAATATCTTTGTGGCAACAGCTAAACGCGCCGTATTTGGGGCCGTGGGTATTGATATGATAGCGGGCCCATCTGAGATATTGGTCGTATGTGATGGAAAAACAGATCCCGATTGGATTGCAATGGATTTGTTCTCACAAGCTGAGCATGATGAAGATGCGCAATCGATTCTAGTTTGCCCTAATGCTGAGTATTTAGATGCAGTAGAAGCAAGTATCAGCAAATTGTTACCAACTATGGAACGCCAAGCTATTATCGAAGTGTCTATGCGTGAGCGCGCAGCCCTCATTCATGTCGTTGATATGGATGAAGCGGCAGAGGTGAGTAACCGTATAGCGCCTGAACACTTAGAATTGTCGGTTGAAGACCCTAAAGCAATGTTGCCAAAAATACGCCACGCTGGGGCTATTTTCATGGGCCGCTACACGGCAGAAGCGTTAGGTGATTATTGCGCTGGACCTAATCACGTTTTGCCTACATCAGGAACGGCTCGTTTTTCGTCACCTTTGGGTGTATATGATTTCCAAAAACGTTCTTCTCTGATTATGTTTTCGGAAGATGGTGCCTCAGAAACAGGAAAAATTGCTTCTGTTTTAGCGCGAGGCGAGAGCTTAACAGCGCATGCGCGATCGGCTGAATACCGCATAAAGGACTGA